aaaaaaaaaacatcgtaAATGTGTTGTCCTTTGTTGGCCGAGAGGGATCTGATGCACAGatctgaggaggagaggagaaagaagagaagagaaagaagaaggctGGTGAAGATCCCAACACCTActtatatatgatatatatgagTAAGGATTGTGGGCCCTTACTGCACCACACGTCACTTCCTCACTGATCTTCTAATGCGTTTTTGGATAAATTATGTGCTTTAAAGTGGTGTGTTCTCAGTTGTCTTTCAACGCTCTCCAGGCTGCTACAGGATCACCACCATCTTCAGCCATGCCCAGACAGTGGTACCTTGTGCGGGCTGTTCTTTAATCCTCTGCCGGCCACGAGGGGGGAAATGCAGACTGACTGCTGGTGAGATATGGGTTTTCCCAACTATAAAAAGCTCCAGTTCACTGTTTTGCCCACgctgagataaaaaaaaaattaaaatttttttccatctaGGCTGCGCCTTCAGACGGAAATATTCCTGAGCAGACGTACCTGTACGCCCATGACTGGTAGTACTGTGGACCATGGATAAATGAGTCTGAGGCtcactttctgtgttttaaatcGTGGCTGTTTACACCCTCCTAAGTATATCGCCTACATCTGTAGCTTGATAATGTGGAGTGAGACCCTGTGGCGTTGAATGGGACCGAGCAGGGAAAAGGAGCTTTCTGAGTAAAGATAGACTGAGTCATTTTCTGTAAATACAGACATACCCATATGCTCAGACTGAACTGTATGTATGTCAGAATGATATGATGAAGCACTTGATGTACAGTAGTAGTAGACTACAACTGTAGCAGTGCaagtaaaacatgttttgtaatCACCAAAATGCACAAAGAGTCAAAGGAGTCTTGATttctgtaaaacatttattagaTTGACATAGAGGGGCGTggtgaataaaatatttcaaaacagcCTCGATCAAATGTGAGGCGCTTTTCGTGGCCCTGGCACGACTTGAAACCACGATGACCATCACAAacgaaaataaaacattttaagaatttATTGTCTGTCTTATGTGTGTTCTTTGGTCTTGAGAGTTCCCCTGGCAAAAAGAAGTGgtgtaaatgaaacaaaaatccccaaaataaaaaaaaaaattaaacaatacaACTTCTCACTTACCTAACATTATTCTACTATATACAATAAGTATCCATGGTTGACAAAACTTAACTGAGCTTTCAGTGGTTTGGGGTTTAGCTCACTCATGTAATACAACATATTGTAAGTCTAGTAAATATTGGCTACATTATCGCATATTGTTGGCAATGATgcagaagatgatgatgatgatcaggTTATGCTTAAGGAAAGGTACTACAGATTAGATATTCACGTCATGGCCTAGATACTGTACACGCACAGCTCTCAGTTTCTGGAGAGATTCCCACACCAACAAGAGAGTAGAGGAAAAACTTCTGTGCATCTTCAACATGTAGGCTTCAGGATAATCAGCCAGAGGAGGCATTATTTCTTACTTAAATGTAAAGAAACCTACTGTGACTGAGCAGCATGTGCCTTGACTTGTTTAGTTATGAATGAAACCTTTCCATAAGGTCACCTGTCCATCTGACCATCTTgctgttaaaacacaaacagattcaGGAGGACACTGCTGAAACAGATGAGTCGCATGTCCGTTAACTTGTAGCCTCAAGGTGTCACAGCACGATCAGAAAAACAACTGTTGATTGACTTCATATCACCACTGGGTGGCACTTCAGAGCCACACTAAGATAAACTAAGAACAACCCGATGCCATCTGTAGCCTATGTATTAATATAACCAGACAGAGGCTTAATGTATGTGcacataaatgtaaaactgagCCAGTTTAAGTGGTTGAGCGACCAAATCGGAGGTTTCTTTAGGTGTATTAATTGCCAGTTCTTTCTAAATGAGTggtcaaaaataatttctggAGAGAATTTCTGCAATCAGAgctggagattttaaaaaaaagtaagcgATGGGTTCAAAGTGACTTcccatcttaaaaaaaaaagaaacaaagttgtgccttagaaaaaaaaaacatcaagggACAAGCGTTAAGTTAATCCCCCTTTTACATGGGGGAATAAAGATTTTACAGCTCGAAATGTGGAATGGAGTCGAACATTTAATGGAATGTTACATGACGATCTCATCCTCTCCAGTTTCCTCTCTGTGGGTTTATAAGCTGTTCAGTTCCTGCAGGGTCTGGTCCAGGACTTGGTGCATGCCCAGATTCTCCTCTTTGGCATGTGATAATTTctctgcagagaggaagaaaagttACATGGTGAACCTTCGGCCAACAGCAAACAACACTGCTCTCACAAATGCAGTCATGCtaattcattttcctttatAGGTTTGTCAGACAGCATTTCTTGAAAAAAGTTCACAGACCACTGTTTTACTGGACAGATGTTTTGCATAACTACTTTGGTTAGGTCGTGCCTCATGCAAAAAATTCAACCACAATGCAGTGCCTTCCGTGCATGAACTGCTGACTCTTACCCTTACTCTTAGTTACTGTTAGTGAAATAGGGTATATGGACTTAGAGGATTTGTGTGCAACACTGTGGAGTCATTTATTAGACGCTACTTTGTGTAAATGGCTTTGATCTCAGTACGTACATTATGgacaaacataaatatataatatcagAAGCTATCAAAAAGACGTTAGATTTAAaaccagggttttttttaaagggtcgAAGGGGATAGGAAACTGCATTAATTCACAGCAAACCAGAGTAAATCTCACCAGAAGAGCTCACCTTGTATAACTGATAAATCAGATGGAAAATGTAAAGTAACAACCAGTTTTACGATAACAAACTGTTGGTTAcctaattacaaaaaaaacagagtgcaTGGTAAATGTAATCCCAAGCTGAGGCTATGGATGAAATGTTTCACTATTCTATCCTACACCAAGGTATACGCTGCTATGGAATATCAAGAACACAGACATAAGCTGCAAAgtaggaaagaaaaagattttttaatttttttttttgcatagtaAGATGGGCAGAAGGCACATATAATCCACAGAGAGAAGATGTTGAGTCCAAACATTCAGAGCAAGACAGGAAAAGGGaagtgagaggcagagagaaacagaggtcAGAGCATCTACAAAGATGTCATGTCATTGAGGGCATGGTCCAGCTCCTCACTAATGGCCTTGTACTTCAGCTTCTGAGCATACAATTCatctggaggtcagaggtcggcAGGAAGTACAGGCAGGTGTCAAGGACAGCAGCGACACAAACAAGCCAAAAGCAGGACAAgaatgagagacagatggaggcaaagagcaaagggaggaaggagaagacaaaaaaaaaaaaatagatcagGCTTTTTGAAATGATGCATATCCATTTATGCTTGCAGTTCTTTTGCTGGATGAGCTTTGCATATTTAAGCCTGCTCTGAATGTCTCATAAAACTGGTCCAATAACTCTATAAACTCAGCTGCCTGTTTTTCAACAATTATATAATGCTGACCTAAAAACATCTGAGCACATTCTGTCCTCTCTGCAACATGGCTGACTTGGAGTGGTTGTCCTTCAGAAACAAGGGTCTTGTATTAGCTTGTGTAAGCTAAGGAGCGTCCATACGTTTGGCAGGGAACCCTTTCCGTTCCGCAGAAAATGTTTCCACTGATGCTGAAATAGGACACCCCTTCTGGGATCGATGTCAAACTGAACTATATCATTGTGCATTTGTGCAGGAAGATGGCTCAATTATGACTCAAGTTAGCCTCTGGCTTACAGGAAACTGTGCTAAACTATCTGCTTGTGGTTCATCAACAAGCACATCTCCTTATTTATTGACACTGAATATAAGCTTGGGACCAGATGACTGGCTTTTGACTATTCTCAAAGACAAATCATACTACCTACTGCCTGAATATTTGTCTTCatggaaatattgtacatttcGTGCCAATTGGAGGAAATCCACAACATTTTACAATGTGAGTGGTATCGGTCTCATACCTTCCAGGTCGTCGATGGACTTTTCCAGTTTGGCCACTGTCCTCTCTGCAAACTCTGCACGGGTTTCAGCCTGACAGGAATACAGACACAGTGTGTCACAGGATACGATAACAAGCTCTAACCAATGAATACAACATGGAAAACTGGAATAGCGTAGGTTTTTAAGAGCCTTTCTGTACTTTCCAAAGTAATCATAAAAAtgatatgttttacatttaggTTTTGAATGCATGCCCATATTAACCAGATAAAATGAAAACGATCAGCCGGGTTCGGCCGAGGGACATTTGTAATGCCCATCccactgtattttaaaagtatCAAGAACAGTACCCCTATTTATGTGTGACACTGCTTATTTGTTTCACTCAAAAATCAGGATCTCACCTCCTTCAGTTTGTCAGTCAGAACTTTGATCTCCTCCTCGtacttgtcttctttttctgaGTACTgttaacagacagacacacagataaataATAGTACCTAACTAGAAAATGGGCTCAatagagcacagacctccaccaaggccaatgtcaaagaaCATACACCAAACTtcggaatttaaaaaaaaagtcaaattcataAGGGGCAAaagccagggaagaacccattcaattgAATaaatgccccatccctccacgATGTTCGGTGCAGATTGGTTGacaaacagaccaacaaacaaacagacacgggtgaaaacataaccccCTTGGCGGTGGTCATTAGTGGCAGGAATAACACATACATTCTCACACATGCTTTCAGCTCTCACACACTATCAGCCAAAGATTTTAATTGCCGTATGAGCAATAGAGCCACTCCCTTTAAGGAATGATGTATAAAAAGGGAGGCAGATGCAAGCAGGAGATGAGGTGTTGGCCTGGCCTGAGAACAAGTTGAGCTGTGATGCCAACCACGGCAGGCCTGACTGAACAAAGCAAAGGCATGTATCGCTAAAGGACAGCACTCATGTGGTAAGCCTGGCATGCTGTCATGCTGCCTGTCCGTGCCTGGGGAGGAATGTAGCAAACAGGAAGAATGTGCTGCAGGTCTCTACtggctgctggttaacatatGCCCAAACACCTTATGCATCCGTTAACcctaaatataaaaacagccTCAGTGCCTATTTTGCCATGTACGTTGcaaacatatatttaaacaGCTATATATCAAAAGAGTACTGGTCATGCACTCTTGATACATTCAGGTTTTCACCTAAACAAcctgaggagaaaataaagggTTAGGTTTGTAAGTACGGCCTGACAATACACAATTATAATGAAGGTAGTTTTAAACAATACTTTGGGGATGTGGTATTCCTCCATACTCACTCAAATTACTGTCCACTGAGCCACAAGAAGAGCCCAAATGATAGGCTACAGGGAAGTGGAGATCTGCTCTGGATATACTGTTGTAtatatttagtttgtttgtgtgtttgtgaaagagaACAAAAGCAGCTCGTGCGTTTGTAAGCTTTGTTTTAATAGTAGctaatatgataaaaaaaaatgttttaccacTGATGCATTTTGAATAGAAACATTGGCTTTGGGCAGGCCAAAAGATTGTCAGAGTCAGCGAATGCATCCTAACTTGGTAAACAAGTGGTTTTTCCTCACAGTTTGTGGCTAGCCTTACACATAGACCTGGCATAATGTTTATCTTGAACATTACTGGCAAAAAGACAGTTTGGTACAGTCTGctatatttttcctgtgtggAAAAACTCAAGGAGGGAAGCTAAGAAATGAATACTAATCCTAATAGCGTGAAAGTGTATTTGGGTTAGGAAGGTCTGTCATTGCCATGCACATTGCTCCCATGCCACATGACACTCTCACCTTCTCAGACTGGGCTTCTAAAGACTTCAGGTTGTTGGTCACATTTTTCAGCTCCTCCTCAAGGTCACTGGCTTTACTGCAGagatatacatagatatatgcATGcttgtatatgtgtttatatttatttaggCACTTGGGTGTCCATTAGGTTTACCATTCTGAGAGCTCGGCCCTCTCCTCAgctctctccagctctccctcCAGGATCACCAGCTTACGAGCCACCTGGGGCGAAACACATTAAAACTTAAAGGGGGACATTCTTGGACTTAAAGCATAAAAGAATCAGAAAGACCTGTGTAGATCAGATTAAAGACTAAAAATGCCTGAGTGGTGGCGTGCATCCCAATTTAAGTATGTCAGTCTTGCCCCAAACTAGCTCCCACTCACCTCCTCATATTTACGGTCAGCCTCCTCTGCGATGTGTTtggcctccttcagctgcaTCTCCTGaatctccatcttctcctcatCCTTCATCGCTCGGTTCTCAATCACTTTCATCCCTCTGAGTGGACAGGACACAAAGATGGTCTGACATCAATGATtccaaatgtaaatgcaaataaGCTTTCAGGTGACTTAGTTTTGGGAAAGCCAGTTGTTGCAATACATTAGGTAAAACATGTGATCTCACACAAAGCAAATTGCAATAATCAAAATTCAAATCCGCAAGAAATTAAATACAGGAGTCTAAAAGAATATCAAGGTTGATGCTggtttaatgtgatttttactGACCTCTCGCTCTCATCTGCAGCCTTCTCAGCCTCCTCCAGTTTCTGCAGTGCTGTGGCCAGTCTCTCCTGGGCTCGGTCCAACTCCTCCTCCACAAGCTGGATCCTACGGTTCAGAGCTGCTACATCACCCTCcgcctgagagagaaaaaaaaaaaggggggggggggggcaagagagaatttttgtcattcattcattcaacattAAATCATCCAAACTGGTCTTCCCATCCCCCCGTTTCCCTCCTtaaaacaggaagagaaggaaaaggcaCAAAGAGGGCAGTGGGGGGAGAGCGGCAAGTCCACAGCCAGAAAAAATTTGAACAGAAGTAGGGACAGCTGGATAGAAAAGAATGGTCTACAAGTCTACAGCTCTACAATCAGATCTACAACCTGTAGACTTGTTGAAACTGTTTGCATAGcacaaacaattaaaacttCGGCGCAAAAATCTGTGCCACTGTTTTATCAAGTTATAGCTATCAAAGTTTATCTCGGAATCAAgtttgtccatctgtctgcaGTCTGCATTTCCTGCATCACTGCCACCATCAGGAAGTTAAACATCATTCTTTTATTCATGAGCATCTCACTGAAGGAGTGCAGTAGTCTCATCAGAATGGCATGATCTCATCACATATTCTTGGTATTTTCAAAGTGTCCTCTGCACTGATGTATCTGCCATTTTTAAACCCAACCccttctgttttaaaaaatgaccactTTGTAAAGCAGTTACATATTTTAGACATACTCACTGACAACTTAAGCTAATTCCCCCCCTAAATTCCAAGACTCTTTGTATAACAGGGACTTTCTCCCaagtgtgtctttttataataaatacacaaaaaactaaactcATATGATAttactttatattaaaaatgaattaggGAGAAAACAGTAACTTTTCCAATGTGTAATTTTACCACTGCAAAGAAACCTGATGGAAAAGAGGCAgttacaaaaaacatgaaagtgtCTCTATAGGACTCTTATTCTGAAAGTAACTCCTAATAATACCTAGTAATACCTTAAATATAACCATGGTGCCATGACTACAGGGAGATATTTTGCCTTATCACGCAGTTCTCTGTCATAAAGCTCAAGCTAATTCTCTATCACACTCAAGCCTGAATCCACATAAAGAAGACTGACTGCAagtgaattaaaacacattcaattCCACCTGTGCCATGTGTAAGTAAGATACTGTAATCTATTCTTCATGTTCTCTGGGGTCGCTCATGTTTCACAAATCAATAGTTGACTCCAGCTGATGAATAGGTGAAATAGAGACATCTGGAGGTCCTGGGAGGATCTTCTATATTTGCGGGGCCTACCTGTGATAAAAAATCTCTGATGTAACACAAGCAGTAACTGCTGAGTCTGGCCGGAAAGTGTAATCCTTCTTAAAATCTGAAGATCGCTGGACTTTAGAGTTGAATGGAATGCTTACAAAAACCCAATTTCCGGGGACTGTGAATGCAGAACTCGGGCAAATAGGGAGGACAAACTGGCTTCATGGtaaacaaaggcagagagaggaaaaagaaagcaaacagacaacTATACAGGCATTTCCTTTCTGTTGGCCAGGGAGTTTATCCAGCCACCACCTCCTGGGGAGCCgcattcaaactgaaaaacCAGCCCAGCTCAGTCTTCATACAGAAGTTACAACAAAGAGACTGTCCCCTGTTAAAATCCAAGTTTAAAACCAGAAAGCACTGCATAACTGCACTCCTGAACTGTTGCAATACTGAACCATTCACCCAAAGCCAGAGTACTCACACAAGTTTACTCCCTATTCCTGAAATGAGGCAGCTGAGGATCTCCTCAAAATGACATTATTCTGTGCACAGTTGCAAGGCCGCTGTTAGTAGGTCAGTGACTCATTAGCTACTCTTTCAGTCCTGAAGTCAGATCAACAGCCAAAGTGTCTGCCATTTAGTTTACAGGTAGGTGAGTCATTCTGCTGCATATTTGGCGAGATAAAGCCACTAAGACAATTCAGTAAAAGAGAAAGGATTGGCATGGAGGAAAGGTAACGttccacagagcagcagagagctcGGAAAGCTCAGTGGAAAAGAGTTATTAAGTCTGTTTGTGCTGAGAATAACTAGACCTCCATCCAGCCCACTCTTCCATTCTGTCATAGACTCAATATTTCAGGAAATGAAGGCATGGTTTCCTGCCTGTTGGCAGCTGGCACCGGCCTCTTTTTAAGTTTCAAGATATTCTCCATGTCGTCTCCATGTCATCTTAGAATGCTGACTGGCCAGTCCGTCTTTccacctctctttttctttctctctctctttctctcccttggTTCTTTTTCGTCCTCTCCCAGGCCCTGCCCTACTGTACGCAGAGCAGCCGGGGGAGGCCGCTGATATGAGACAGGAAATGTCTGTCGAACCAGTGTTGACATGTCTTAAAACAACCAGCACTTGACAGAGGAAAACCTAACCCCACACGGAATGAATGCAAAGTCATAAATCAGTCGAAACATCTCAAAATCTCATCAAAGATGTCCTTTACACAGGTCTGCGTCTGTTGACACTCCATCTGGATGGTGAGAAATGTTGGACAGAATTACATTGGAGCCTGAAATAACAGATATTGTTACTTCCTGATTCCCGAGTCAACCAATGTGCTGTGATGGATACCGTttgcacacaaataaacatgctTTTCATGAGCTTTGGGTCAGCTACACTGGCACATCCGATGCTATAATGCCCTTCCCGCAACCAGCTAGTTTACTGCCcagtaaaatgtttgttgttgagaaacatgcaaacacaaaaaccagaGTCTGGCCTAATACCACTATGGTGGTAGTATATCTACGCTCACAATCAAAGGTGTGCCTGGTACTTTATCTGGCATCACATTTCATCAGAATTTCAAATTCATTGGGGTGGGGTAGAGACAGCCTTtgtcaagttaaaaaaaaaaactggggtGAGTACAGTAAATACTTAATGCCTCTATTTCACTGAGCCACGACCAAAGAAGACAAGAGCGTTTCCTGTAAATCTTGAAGGACAGCAACACAAGCTGTTTGAAAAGTAGAAGGAGCTCCtgcac
This genomic interval from Xiphias gladius isolate SHS-SW01 ecotype Sanya breed wild chromosome 6, ASM1685928v1, whole genome shotgun sequence contains the following:
- the tpm4a gene encoding tropomyosin 4a isoform X2, which gives rise to MEAIKKKMQMLKLDKENAIDRAEQAETDKKAAEDKCKQMEEELLDLQKKMKQTEDELDKFSEGLKDAQEKLELSEKKAADAEGDVAALNRRIQLVEEELDRAQERLATALQKLEEAEKAADESERGMKVIENRAMKDEEKMEIQEMQLKEAKHIAEEADRKYEEVARKLVILEGELERAEERAELSECKASDLEEELKNVTNNLKSLEAQSEKYSEKEDKYEEEIKVLTDKLKEAETRAEFAERTVAKLEKSIDDLEEKLSHAKEENLGMHQVLDQTLQELNSL
- the tpm4a gene encoding tropomyosin 4a isoform X1 — its product is MEAIKKKMQMLKLDKENAIDRAEQAETDKKAAEDKCKQMEEELLDLQKKMKQTEDELDKFSEGLKDAQEKLELSEKKAADAEGDVAALNRRIQLVEEELDRAQERLATALQKLEEAEKAADESERGMKVIENRAMKDEEKMEIQEMQLKEAKHIAEEADRKYEEVARKLVILEGELERAEERAELSECKASDLEEELKNVTNNLKSLEAQSEKYSEKEDKYEEEIKVLTDKLKEAETRAEFAERTVAKLEKSIDDLEDELYAQKLKYKAISEELDHALNDMTSL